In Paroedura picta isolate Pp20150507F chromosome 6, Ppicta_v3.0, whole genome shotgun sequence, one genomic interval encodes:
- the CCDC191 gene encoding coiled-coil domain-containing protein 191 isoform X3 — MLIQKEELVFGAFPMAVMGPRPGLYRWRRTERKKPKFDVDNVAHWIKQVEQASEFAISEAFSLKRKPYSQRLNGPVLDLETAEQLQEHDDAYAEDLCDYLEQETEKTTVQDFLQHLLQSEVVDSGVLEELKTEHRKEKRKSRDPHITMELRHKQVKENRMKRQKALELVKQEKALKKSAMLEAQKQLQEEKQKKALKAKKEEEEIQRQMVKLRKEMVEKRLLMQQAQEMERRRHKLKKTHRLIEAGLPPTLPVSLDCEKKRQRKEKEAMLQELLNKIDTANHQCLQRYFSAWYKLILDLKIKLGKAQALANWKCQLKALRAWRDYTWSQKMEQETQKMESQLRDQNRKIQLAAEFNRKYILHHYFAEWQYWSRMETEKRELQVKREETRKKMANLLEEVALEKNPTNRPWNAGETEGAQDQSVSYGEVDEILRLEKEPPDARMEKANSCFPKTGQKCNIPPEKPKWAWQVTQKHVALKAHNRVMSDGLARSSIQHLVIPSPKMAPGWLGPFEHHHAFQQQLIEEQRQQLQEQQELILELQGNQSLKKAQENAGQTTAVSRAVGNQITENQADYKIMKPSRSGDQQLVAKARRNLKVSSAHPIVKAMEERAIQRAERRKEVEEAKKKQEEERLARLTAEEEERQRQEAAEKEAQLEKRREERRLQKMKELEKQKRLEREQQLLLKAKEHYIKALLKYWGLEPWKRLMEKTQQNMMVAERQHCHELQRKCLVSWLQHTRATLARKTAQAEELYACLLLKRCWRSWIKYKDYASALEENANKFHEASLKKTAFGVWLDTFNKEKQVSWRKQKTADEYNDRRVTLIAFRAWRQFPMLMKEERAKEERLHRLRKRVAEILPDFLT; from the exons ATGCTTATACAAAAGGAAGAGCTGGTCTTTGGGGCTTTTCCCATGGCGGTCATGGGACCTCGACCCGGGCTGTACCGTTGGCGGCGTACAGAGAGGAAGAAG cCAAAATTTGATGTTGACAATGTGGCGCACTGGATTAAG CAGGTAGAACAAGCCTCTGAATTTGCTATTTCTGAGGCTTTTTCCTTAAAAAGGAAACCTTATTCACAAAGGCTTAATGGTCCGGTGCTGGATTTGGAGACAGCAGAACAGCTGCAAGAGCATGATGATGCATATGCGGAAG ATTTGTGTGATTACTTGGAACAAGAAACAGAAAAGACTACAGTGCAAGACTTTTTGCAGCATTTACTGCAAAGTGAAGTTGTGGACAGCGGAGTATTGGAAGAACTTAAAACTGAACATCGCAAGGAGAAGAGAAAGTCCAGGGACCCCCACATTACCATGGAGCTAAGGCATAAGCAG GTAAAAGAAAATCGCATGAAGCGCCAGAAGGCGCTAGAGCTTGTGAAACAAGAGAAGGCCCTGAAAAAATCTGCCATGTTAGAGGCCCAGAAGCAACTGCAGGAGGAGAAACAGAAAAAGGCCCTGAAAgccaaaaaggaagaagaagaaatccaAAGGCAGATGGTAAAGCTGCGGAAGGAGATGGTAGAAAAAAGGCTCCTCATGCAACAAGCACAGGAAAT GGAAAGAAGGAGGCACAAGTTAAAAAAGACTCACAGGCTGATAGAAGCAGGCCTGCCTCCAACTTTGCCAGTCTCACTAGATTGTGAGAAGAAAAgacaaaggaaagagaaagaagccaTGTTGCAGGAGCTACTGAACAAGATTGACACTGCAAATCACCAG TGCCTGCAACGGTATTTCTCTGCCTGGTATAAGCTTattctggatctcaagatcaagctaGGGAAAGCCCAGGCCCTTGCAAACTGGAAGTGCCAGCTGAAGGCCTTGCGAGCCTGGAGAGATTACACATGGTCCCAGAAGATGGAGCAGGAGACTCAGAAAATGGAGAGCCAACTGCGGGATCAAAACAG GAAaatccagttggcagcagagtttAATCGGAAGTACATTTTGCACCATTACTTTGCTGAGTGGCAGTATTGGAGTCGAATGGAAACTGAAAAGAGAGAGCTGCAGGTGAAAAGGGAGGAAACAAGGAAGAAGATGGCAAACCTCCTGGAGGAAGTAGCTCTGGAGAAAAATCCTACCAATCGCCCATGGAATGCTGGAGAAACAGAAGGGGCTCAGGATCAATCTGTGAGCTACGGAGAG GTGGATGAAATACTCCGTTTAGAGAAGGAGCCCCCAGATGCAAGAATGGAAAAAGCAAATTCCTGCTTTCCAAAGACTGGCCAGAAATGTAATATTCCTCCAGAAAAGCCCAAATGGGCATGGCAGGTCACCCAGAAGCATGTTGCTTTGAAAGCACAcaaccgtgtcatgtctgacggCCTAGCAAGAAGCTCCATTCAGCATCTCGTTATTCCAAGTCCAAAAATGGCACCTGGCTGGTTGGGCCCCTTTGAGCACCACCATGCCTTCCAGCAGCAGCTAATTGAAGAACAGCGACAGCAACTTCAAGAACAGCAAGAATTGATCCTTGAGCTCCAAGGAAATCAGAGTCTAAAGAAGGCCCAGGAGAATGCTGGGCAAACCACAGCTGTTTCCAGGGCAGTTGGTAATCAGATCACAGAAAATCAAGCAGATTACAAGATTATGAAACCTTCAAG GTCAGGTGATCAGCAGCTGGTTGCTAAAGCCAGGAGGAATCTGAAGGTGTCCTCTGCCCATCCCATAGTCAAAG CTATGGAAGAGAGGGCAATTCAGAGAGCAGAACggaggaaggaagtggaagaagcAAAGAAGAAGCAAGAAGAGGAGAGGCTA GCCCGGCTGACTGCCGAAGAAGAGGAGCGTCAGAGgcaagaagctgcagaaaaagaaGCTCAGCTAGAGAAGAGGCGGGAAGAGAGGAGACTGCAGAAAATG AAAGAATTAGAAAAGCAAAAAAGGCTGGAGAGGGAGCAGCAGCTCCTGTTGAAAGCAAAGGAGCATTATATTAAGGCCCTGCTCAAATATTGGGGACTGGAGCCCTGGAAAAGACTGATGGAGAAAACTCAGCAAAATATGATG GTGGCAGAAAGGCAGCACTGCCATGAATTGCAGAGAAAGTGCCTGGTCTCCTGGCTTCAGCACACACGTGCAACCCTTGCCAGGAAAACAGCTCAGGCTGAGGAGCTCTATGCTTGCCTCCTACTGAAAAGGTGCTGGAGGAGCTGGATAAAG TACAAGGATTATGCATCTGCTTTGGAAGAAAATGCAAACAAATTCCATGAGGCTTCACTCAAGAAGACTGCCTTTGGAGTTTGGTTAGATACatttaataaagaaaaacaaGTGTCTTGGAGGAAACAGAAGACTGCAGACGAATATAATGACAG GAGAGTAACGCTGATTGCATTCAGGGCTTGGCGGCAGTTCCCAATGTTGATGAAAGAGGAAAGGGCGAAAGAAGAAAGACTACATCGGTTAAGGAAGAGAGTTGCTGAAATTCTCCCAGACTTCCTCACATAG
- the CCDC191 gene encoding coiled-coil domain-containing protein 191 isoform X1 translates to MLIQKEELVFGAFPMAVMGPRPGLYRWRRTERKKPKFDVDNVAHWIKQVEQASEFAISEAFSLKRKPYSQRLNGPVLDLETAEQLQEHDDAYAEAQELLSDWMNSKLKLELASDQEDDAENQAAGSFVPPHEPPTGFQKYDKFNDLCDYLEQETEKTTVQDFLQHLLQSEVVDSGVLEELKTEHRKEKRKSRDPHITMELRHKQVKENRMKRQKALELVKQEKALKKSAMLEAQKQLQEEKQKKALKAKKEEEEIQRQMVKLRKEMVEKRLLMQQAQEMERRRHKLKKTHRLIEAGLPPTLPVSLDCEKKRQRKEKEAMLQELLNKIDTANHQCLQRYFSAWYKLILDLKIKLGKAQALANWKCQLKALRAWRDYTWSQKMEQETQKMESQLRDQNRKIQLAAEFNRKYILHHYFAEWQYWSRMETEKRELQVKREETRKKMANLLEEVALEKNPTNRPWNAGETEGAQDQSVSYGEVDEILRLEKEPPDARMEKANSCFPKTGQKCNIPPEKPKWAWQVTQKHVALKAHNRVMSDGLARSSIQHLVIPSPKMAPGWLGPFEHHHAFQQQLIEEQRQQLQEQQELILELQGNQSLKKAQENAGQTTAVSRAVGNQITENQADYKIMKPSRSGDQQLVAKARRNLKVSSAHPIVKAMEERAIQRAERRKEVEEAKKKQEEERLARLTAEEEERQRQEAAEKEAQLEKRREERRLQKMKELEKQKRLEREQQLLLKAKEHYIKALLKYWGLEPWKRLMEKTQQNMMVAERQHCHELQRKCLVSWLQHTRATLARKTAQAEELYACLLLKRCWRSWIKYKDYASALEENANKFHEASLKKTAFGVWLDTFNKEKQVSWRKQKTADEYNDRRVTLIAFRAWRQFPMLMKEERAKEERLHRLRKRVAEILPDFLT, encoded by the exons ATGCTTATACAAAAGGAAGAGCTGGTCTTTGGGGCTTTTCCCATGGCGGTCATGGGACCTCGACCCGGGCTGTACCGTTGGCGGCGTACAGAGAGGAAGAAG cCAAAATTTGATGTTGACAATGTGGCGCACTGGATTAAG CAGGTAGAACAAGCCTCTGAATTTGCTATTTCTGAGGCTTTTTCCTTAAAAAGGAAACCTTATTCACAAAGGCTTAATGGTCCGGTGCTGGATTTGGAGACAGCAGAACAGCTGCAAGAGCATGATGATGCATATGCGGAAG CACAAGAACTGCTTAGCGATTGGATGAACTCAAAACTGAAATTGGAACTGGCATCTGATCAAGAAGATGATGCTGAAAATCAGGCTGCTGGTAGCTTTGTTCCTCCCCATGAGCCCCCTACTGGCTTCCAGAAGTATGACAAGTTTAACG ATTTGTGTGATTACTTGGAACAAGAAACAGAAAAGACTACAGTGCAAGACTTTTTGCAGCATTTACTGCAAAGTGAAGTTGTGGACAGCGGAGTATTGGAAGAACTTAAAACTGAACATCGCAAGGAGAAGAGAAAGTCCAGGGACCCCCACATTACCATGGAGCTAAGGCATAAGCAG GTAAAAGAAAATCGCATGAAGCGCCAGAAGGCGCTAGAGCTTGTGAAACAAGAGAAGGCCCTGAAAAAATCTGCCATGTTAGAGGCCCAGAAGCAACTGCAGGAGGAGAAACAGAAAAAGGCCCTGAAAgccaaaaaggaagaagaagaaatccaAAGGCAGATGGTAAAGCTGCGGAAGGAGATGGTAGAAAAAAGGCTCCTCATGCAACAAGCACAGGAAAT GGAAAGAAGGAGGCACAAGTTAAAAAAGACTCACAGGCTGATAGAAGCAGGCCTGCCTCCAACTTTGCCAGTCTCACTAGATTGTGAGAAGAAAAgacaaaggaaagagaaagaagccaTGTTGCAGGAGCTACTGAACAAGATTGACACTGCAAATCACCAG TGCCTGCAACGGTATTTCTCTGCCTGGTATAAGCTTattctggatctcaagatcaagctaGGGAAAGCCCAGGCCCTTGCAAACTGGAAGTGCCAGCTGAAGGCCTTGCGAGCCTGGAGAGATTACACATGGTCCCAGAAGATGGAGCAGGAGACTCAGAAAATGGAGAGCCAACTGCGGGATCAAAACAG GAAaatccagttggcagcagagtttAATCGGAAGTACATTTTGCACCATTACTTTGCTGAGTGGCAGTATTGGAGTCGAATGGAAACTGAAAAGAGAGAGCTGCAGGTGAAAAGGGAGGAAACAAGGAAGAAGATGGCAAACCTCCTGGAGGAAGTAGCTCTGGAGAAAAATCCTACCAATCGCCCATGGAATGCTGGAGAAACAGAAGGGGCTCAGGATCAATCTGTGAGCTACGGAGAG GTGGATGAAATACTCCGTTTAGAGAAGGAGCCCCCAGATGCAAGAATGGAAAAAGCAAATTCCTGCTTTCCAAAGACTGGCCAGAAATGTAATATTCCTCCAGAAAAGCCCAAATGGGCATGGCAGGTCACCCAGAAGCATGTTGCTTTGAAAGCACAcaaccgtgtcatgtctgacggCCTAGCAAGAAGCTCCATTCAGCATCTCGTTATTCCAAGTCCAAAAATGGCACCTGGCTGGTTGGGCCCCTTTGAGCACCACCATGCCTTCCAGCAGCAGCTAATTGAAGAACAGCGACAGCAACTTCAAGAACAGCAAGAATTGATCCTTGAGCTCCAAGGAAATCAGAGTCTAAAGAAGGCCCAGGAGAATGCTGGGCAAACCACAGCTGTTTCCAGGGCAGTTGGTAATCAGATCACAGAAAATCAAGCAGATTACAAGATTATGAAACCTTCAAG GTCAGGTGATCAGCAGCTGGTTGCTAAAGCCAGGAGGAATCTGAAGGTGTCCTCTGCCCATCCCATAGTCAAAG CTATGGAAGAGAGGGCAATTCAGAGAGCAGAACggaggaaggaagtggaagaagcAAAGAAGAAGCAAGAAGAGGAGAGGCTA GCCCGGCTGACTGCCGAAGAAGAGGAGCGTCAGAGgcaagaagctgcagaaaaagaaGCTCAGCTAGAGAAGAGGCGGGAAGAGAGGAGACTGCAGAAAATG AAAGAATTAGAAAAGCAAAAAAGGCTGGAGAGGGAGCAGCAGCTCCTGTTGAAAGCAAAGGAGCATTATATTAAGGCCCTGCTCAAATATTGGGGACTGGAGCCCTGGAAAAGACTGATGGAGAAAACTCAGCAAAATATGATG GTGGCAGAAAGGCAGCACTGCCATGAATTGCAGAGAAAGTGCCTGGTCTCCTGGCTTCAGCACACACGTGCAACCCTTGCCAGGAAAACAGCTCAGGCTGAGGAGCTCTATGCTTGCCTCCTACTGAAAAGGTGCTGGAGGAGCTGGATAAAG TACAAGGATTATGCATCTGCTTTGGAAGAAAATGCAAACAAATTCCATGAGGCTTCACTCAAGAAGACTGCCTTTGGAGTTTGGTTAGATACatttaataaagaaaaacaaGTGTCTTGGAGGAAACAGAAGACTGCAGACGAATATAATGACAG GAGAGTAACGCTGATTGCATTCAGGGCTTGGCGGCAGTTCCCAATGTTGATGAAAGAGGAAAGGGCGAAAGAAGAAAGACTACATCGGTTAAGGAAGAGAGTTGCTGAAATTCTCCCAGACTTCCTCACATAG
- the CCDC191 gene encoding coiled-coil domain-containing protein 191 isoform X2 codes for MLIQKEELVFGAFPMAVMGPRPGLYRWRRTERKKPKFDVDNVAHWIKVEQASEFAISEAFSLKRKPYSQRLNGPVLDLETAEQLQEHDDAYAEAQELLSDWMNSKLKLELASDQEDDAENQAAGSFVPPHEPPTGFQKYDKFNDLCDYLEQETEKTTVQDFLQHLLQSEVVDSGVLEELKTEHRKEKRKSRDPHITMELRHKQVKENRMKRQKALELVKQEKALKKSAMLEAQKQLQEEKQKKALKAKKEEEEIQRQMVKLRKEMVEKRLLMQQAQEMERRRHKLKKTHRLIEAGLPPTLPVSLDCEKKRQRKEKEAMLQELLNKIDTANHQCLQRYFSAWYKLILDLKIKLGKAQALANWKCQLKALRAWRDYTWSQKMEQETQKMESQLRDQNRKIQLAAEFNRKYILHHYFAEWQYWSRMETEKRELQVKREETRKKMANLLEEVALEKNPTNRPWNAGETEGAQDQSVSYGEVDEILRLEKEPPDARMEKANSCFPKTGQKCNIPPEKPKWAWQVTQKHVALKAHNRVMSDGLARSSIQHLVIPSPKMAPGWLGPFEHHHAFQQQLIEEQRQQLQEQQELILELQGNQSLKKAQENAGQTTAVSRAVGNQITENQADYKIMKPSRSGDQQLVAKARRNLKVSSAHPIVKAMEERAIQRAERRKEVEEAKKKQEEERLARLTAEEEERQRQEAAEKEAQLEKRREERRLQKMKELEKQKRLEREQQLLLKAKEHYIKALLKYWGLEPWKRLMEKTQQNMMVAERQHCHELQRKCLVSWLQHTRATLARKTAQAEELYACLLLKRCWRSWIKYKDYASALEENANKFHEASLKKTAFGVWLDTFNKEKQVSWRKQKTADEYNDRRVTLIAFRAWRQFPMLMKEERAKEERLHRLRKRVAEILPDFLT; via the exons ATGCTTATACAAAAGGAAGAGCTGGTCTTTGGGGCTTTTCCCATGGCGGTCATGGGACCTCGACCCGGGCTGTACCGTTGGCGGCGTACAGAGAGGAAGAAG cCAAAATTTGATGTTGACAATGTGGCGCACTGGATTAAG GTAGAACAAGCCTCTGAATTTGCTATTTCTGAGGCTTTTTCCTTAAAAAGGAAACCTTATTCACAAAGGCTTAATGGTCCGGTGCTGGATTTGGAGACAGCAGAACAGCTGCAAGAGCATGATGATGCATATGCGGAAG CACAAGAACTGCTTAGCGATTGGATGAACTCAAAACTGAAATTGGAACTGGCATCTGATCAAGAAGATGATGCTGAAAATCAGGCTGCTGGTAGCTTTGTTCCTCCCCATGAGCCCCCTACTGGCTTCCAGAAGTATGACAAGTTTAACG ATTTGTGTGATTACTTGGAACAAGAAACAGAAAAGACTACAGTGCAAGACTTTTTGCAGCATTTACTGCAAAGTGAAGTTGTGGACAGCGGAGTATTGGAAGAACTTAAAACTGAACATCGCAAGGAGAAGAGAAAGTCCAGGGACCCCCACATTACCATGGAGCTAAGGCATAAGCAG GTAAAAGAAAATCGCATGAAGCGCCAGAAGGCGCTAGAGCTTGTGAAACAAGAGAAGGCCCTGAAAAAATCTGCCATGTTAGAGGCCCAGAAGCAACTGCAGGAGGAGAAACAGAAAAAGGCCCTGAAAgccaaaaaggaagaagaagaaatccaAAGGCAGATGGTAAAGCTGCGGAAGGAGATGGTAGAAAAAAGGCTCCTCATGCAACAAGCACAGGAAAT GGAAAGAAGGAGGCACAAGTTAAAAAAGACTCACAGGCTGATAGAAGCAGGCCTGCCTCCAACTTTGCCAGTCTCACTAGATTGTGAGAAGAAAAgacaaaggaaagagaaagaagccaTGTTGCAGGAGCTACTGAACAAGATTGACACTGCAAATCACCAG TGCCTGCAACGGTATTTCTCTGCCTGGTATAAGCTTattctggatctcaagatcaagctaGGGAAAGCCCAGGCCCTTGCAAACTGGAAGTGCCAGCTGAAGGCCTTGCGAGCCTGGAGAGATTACACATGGTCCCAGAAGATGGAGCAGGAGACTCAGAAAATGGAGAGCCAACTGCGGGATCAAAACAG GAAaatccagttggcagcagagtttAATCGGAAGTACATTTTGCACCATTACTTTGCTGAGTGGCAGTATTGGAGTCGAATGGAAACTGAAAAGAGAGAGCTGCAGGTGAAAAGGGAGGAAACAAGGAAGAAGATGGCAAACCTCCTGGAGGAAGTAGCTCTGGAGAAAAATCCTACCAATCGCCCATGGAATGCTGGAGAAACAGAAGGGGCTCAGGATCAATCTGTGAGCTACGGAGAG GTGGATGAAATACTCCGTTTAGAGAAGGAGCCCCCAGATGCAAGAATGGAAAAAGCAAATTCCTGCTTTCCAAAGACTGGCCAGAAATGTAATATTCCTCCAGAAAAGCCCAAATGGGCATGGCAGGTCACCCAGAAGCATGTTGCTTTGAAAGCACAcaaccgtgtcatgtctgacggCCTAGCAAGAAGCTCCATTCAGCATCTCGTTATTCCAAGTCCAAAAATGGCACCTGGCTGGTTGGGCCCCTTTGAGCACCACCATGCCTTCCAGCAGCAGCTAATTGAAGAACAGCGACAGCAACTTCAAGAACAGCAAGAATTGATCCTTGAGCTCCAAGGAAATCAGAGTCTAAAGAAGGCCCAGGAGAATGCTGGGCAAACCACAGCTGTTTCCAGGGCAGTTGGTAATCAGATCACAGAAAATCAAGCAGATTACAAGATTATGAAACCTTCAAG GTCAGGTGATCAGCAGCTGGTTGCTAAAGCCAGGAGGAATCTGAAGGTGTCCTCTGCCCATCCCATAGTCAAAG CTATGGAAGAGAGGGCAATTCAGAGAGCAGAACggaggaaggaagtggaagaagcAAAGAAGAAGCAAGAAGAGGAGAGGCTA GCCCGGCTGACTGCCGAAGAAGAGGAGCGTCAGAGgcaagaagctgcagaaaaagaaGCTCAGCTAGAGAAGAGGCGGGAAGAGAGGAGACTGCAGAAAATG AAAGAATTAGAAAAGCAAAAAAGGCTGGAGAGGGAGCAGCAGCTCCTGTTGAAAGCAAAGGAGCATTATATTAAGGCCCTGCTCAAATATTGGGGACTGGAGCCCTGGAAAAGACTGATGGAGAAAACTCAGCAAAATATGATG GTGGCAGAAAGGCAGCACTGCCATGAATTGCAGAGAAAGTGCCTGGTCTCCTGGCTTCAGCACACACGTGCAACCCTTGCCAGGAAAACAGCTCAGGCTGAGGAGCTCTATGCTTGCCTCCTACTGAAAAGGTGCTGGAGGAGCTGGATAAAG TACAAGGATTATGCATCTGCTTTGGAAGAAAATGCAAACAAATTCCATGAGGCTTCACTCAAGAAGACTGCCTTTGGAGTTTGGTTAGATACatttaataaagaaaaacaaGTGTCTTGGAGGAAACAGAAGACTGCAGACGAATATAATGACAG GAGAGTAACGCTGATTGCATTCAGGGCTTGGCGGCAGTTCCCAATGTTGATGAAAGAGGAAAGGGCGAAAGAAGAAAGACTACATCGGTTAAGGAAGAGAGTTGCTGAAATTCTCCCAGACTTCCTCACATAG
- the CCDC191 gene encoding coiled-coil domain-containing protein 191 isoform X4 produces the protein MNSKLKLELASDQEDDAENQAAGSFVPPHEPPTGFQKYDKFNDLCDYLEQETEKTTVQDFLQHLLQSEVVDSGVLEELKTEHRKEKRKSRDPHITMELRHKQVKENRMKRQKALELVKQEKALKKSAMLEAQKQLQEEKQKKALKAKKEEEEIQRQMVKLRKEMVEKRLLMQQAQEMERRRHKLKKTHRLIEAGLPPTLPVSLDCEKKRQRKEKEAMLQELLNKIDTANHQCLQRYFSAWYKLILDLKIKLGKAQALANWKCQLKALRAWRDYTWSQKMEQETQKMESQLRDQNRKIQLAAEFNRKYILHHYFAEWQYWSRMETEKRELQVKREETRKKMANLLEEVALEKNPTNRPWNAGETEGAQDQSVSYGEVDEILRLEKEPPDARMEKANSCFPKTGQKCNIPPEKPKWAWQVTQKHVALKAHNRVMSDGLARSSIQHLVIPSPKMAPGWLGPFEHHHAFQQQLIEEQRQQLQEQQELILELQGNQSLKKAQENAGQTTAVSRAVGNQITENQADYKIMKPSRSGDQQLVAKARRNLKVSSAHPIVKAMEERAIQRAERRKEVEEAKKKQEEERLARLTAEEEERQRQEAAEKEAQLEKRREERRLQKMKELEKQKRLEREQQLLLKAKEHYIKALLKYWGLEPWKRLMEKTQQNMMVAERQHCHELQRKCLVSWLQHTRATLARKTAQAEELYACLLLKRCWRSWIKYKDYASALEENANKFHEASLKKTAFGVWLDTFNKEKQVSWRKQKTADEYNDRRVTLIAFRAWRQFPMLMKEERAKEERLHRLRKRVAEILPDFLT, from the exons ATGAACTCAAAACTGAAATTGGAACTGGCATCTGATCAAGAAGATGATGCTGAAAATCAGGCTGCTGGTAGCTTTGTTCCTCCCCATGAGCCCCCTACTGGCTTCCAGAAGTATGACAAGTTTAACG ATTTGTGTGATTACTTGGAACAAGAAACAGAAAAGACTACAGTGCAAGACTTTTTGCAGCATTTACTGCAAAGTGAAGTTGTGGACAGCGGAGTATTGGAAGAACTTAAAACTGAACATCGCAAGGAGAAGAGAAAGTCCAGGGACCCCCACATTACCATGGAGCTAAGGCATAAGCAG GTAAAAGAAAATCGCATGAAGCGCCAGAAGGCGCTAGAGCTTGTGAAACAAGAGAAGGCCCTGAAAAAATCTGCCATGTTAGAGGCCCAGAAGCAACTGCAGGAGGAGAAACAGAAAAAGGCCCTGAAAgccaaaaaggaagaagaagaaatccaAAGGCAGATGGTAAAGCTGCGGAAGGAGATGGTAGAAAAAAGGCTCCTCATGCAACAAGCACAGGAAAT GGAAAGAAGGAGGCACAAGTTAAAAAAGACTCACAGGCTGATAGAAGCAGGCCTGCCTCCAACTTTGCCAGTCTCACTAGATTGTGAGAAGAAAAgacaaaggaaagagaaagaagccaTGTTGCAGGAGCTACTGAACAAGATTGACACTGCAAATCACCAG TGCCTGCAACGGTATTTCTCTGCCTGGTATAAGCTTattctggatctcaagatcaagctaGGGAAAGCCCAGGCCCTTGCAAACTGGAAGTGCCAGCTGAAGGCCTTGCGAGCCTGGAGAGATTACACATGGTCCCAGAAGATGGAGCAGGAGACTCAGAAAATGGAGAGCCAACTGCGGGATCAAAACAG GAAaatccagttggcagcagagtttAATCGGAAGTACATTTTGCACCATTACTTTGCTGAGTGGCAGTATTGGAGTCGAATGGAAACTGAAAAGAGAGAGCTGCAGGTGAAAAGGGAGGAAACAAGGAAGAAGATGGCAAACCTCCTGGAGGAAGTAGCTCTGGAGAAAAATCCTACCAATCGCCCATGGAATGCTGGAGAAACAGAAGGGGCTCAGGATCAATCTGTGAGCTACGGAGAG GTGGATGAAATACTCCGTTTAGAGAAGGAGCCCCCAGATGCAAGAATGGAAAAAGCAAATTCCTGCTTTCCAAAGACTGGCCAGAAATGTAATATTCCTCCAGAAAAGCCCAAATGGGCATGGCAGGTCACCCAGAAGCATGTTGCTTTGAAAGCACAcaaccgtgtcatgtctgacggCCTAGCAAGAAGCTCCATTCAGCATCTCGTTATTCCAAGTCCAAAAATGGCACCTGGCTGGTTGGGCCCCTTTGAGCACCACCATGCCTTCCAGCAGCAGCTAATTGAAGAACAGCGACAGCAACTTCAAGAACAGCAAGAATTGATCCTTGAGCTCCAAGGAAATCAGAGTCTAAAGAAGGCCCAGGAGAATGCTGGGCAAACCACAGCTGTTTCCAGGGCAGTTGGTAATCAGATCACAGAAAATCAAGCAGATTACAAGATTATGAAACCTTCAAG GTCAGGTGATCAGCAGCTGGTTGCTAAAGCCAGGAGGAATCTGAAGGTGTCCTCTGCCCATCCCATAGTCAAAG CTATGGAAGAGAGGGCAATTCAGAGAGCAGAACggaggaaggaagtggaagaagcAAAGAAGAAGCAAGAAGAGGAGAGGCTA GCCCGGCTGACTGCCGAAGAAGAGGAGCGTCAGAGgcaagaagctgcagaaaaagaaGCTCAGCTAGAGAAGAGGCGGGAAGAGAGGAGACTGCAGAAAATG AAAGAATTAGAAAAGCAAAAAAGGCTGGAGAGGGAGCAGCAGCTCCTGTTGAAAGCAAAGGAGCATTATATTAAGGCCCTGCTCAAATATTGGGGACTGGAGCCCTGGAAAAGACTGATGGAGAAAACTCAGCAAAATATGATG GTGGCAGAAAGGCAGCACTGCCATGAATTGCAGAGAAAGTGCCTGGTCTCCTGGCTTCAGCACACACGTGCAACCCTTGCCAGGAAAACAGCTCAGGCTGAGGAGCTCTATGCTTGCCTCCTACTGAAAAGGTGCTGGAGGAGCTGGATAAAG TACAAGGATTATGCATCTGCTTTGGAAGAAAATGCAAACAAATTCCATGAGGCTTCACTCAAGAAGACTGCCTTTGGAGTTTGGTTAGATACatttaataaagaaaaacaaGTGTCTTGGAGGAAACAGAAGACTGCAGACGAATATAATGACAG GAGAGTAACGCTGATTGCATTCAGGGCTTGGCGGCAGTTCCCAATGTTGATGAAAGAGGAAAGGGCGAAAGAAGAAAGACTACATCGGTTAAGGAAGAGAGTTGCTGAAATTCTCCCAGACTTCCTCACATAG